The proteins below come from a single Nocardiopsis gilva YIM 90087 genomic window:
- a CDS encoding response regulator transcription factor has translation MIRIVLADDEHLIRGAIAALLGLEEDLEVVAEVGRGDQVVAAVTENDADIAVLDIEMPGATGLEVAAELKQTAPHCGVLILTSFGRPGYLRRALAAGARGFLAKDAPVEQLAGAIRKVHEGGRYIDTELAAAAMAAGESPLTPREVDVLRAAADGASVAAIARTLHLGEGTVRNYLSNAISKTGADNRMSAIRTAQDMGWL, from the coding sequence TTGATCCGCATCGTCCTGGCCGACGACGAGCACCTGATCCGCGGTGCCATCGCCGCTCTGCTGGGGTTGGAGGAGGACCTGGAGGTCGTCGCCGAGGTCGGCCGCGGGGACCAGGTGGTCGCGGCGGTCACCGAGAACGACGCCGACATCGCGGTTCTCGACATCGAGATGCCCGGCGCCACCGGCCTGGAGGTCGCCGCCGAGCTGAAGCAGACCGCCCCGCACTGCGGCGTCCTCATCCTCACCAGCTTCGGCCGCCCCGGCTACCTGCGCCGCGCTCTGGCCGCCGGAGCCCGCGGGTTCCTGGCCAAGGACGCCCCCGTCGAGCAGCTCGCCGGAGCCATCCGCAAGGTGCACGAAGGCGGCCGCTACATCGACACCGAACTCGCCGCCGCCGCGATGGCGGCGGGCGAGAGCCCGCTGACCCCGCGCGAGGTCGACGTCCTGCGCGCCGCGGCCGACGGCGCCTCGGTCGCCGCGATCGCCCGAACCCTTCACCTGGGCGAGGGAACGGTGCGCAACTACCTGTCCAACGCCATCAGCAAGACAGGGGCGGACAACCGCATGTCCGCCATCCGTACGGCGCAGGACATGGGGTGGCTCTGA
- a CDS encoding sensor histidine kinase: MPNAAEWNGAPMAVPQAALRRLRHARWVVVGSYAFFVLLIPFFGLTQVANAVNNEGVSLWGAVVGTLLSLPLAGIVMWMMLVRMRRRTDPQDVAYWTSLTLLAAVLVAIDVYYSSLLIASVWWATVMMVRPRRRTVVVTVVLVVGPWVRILALPEPDVALMAFVWGVPAVWAVIMLVTNYGILWLWEVANEATAAREAQARLAVTEERLRFSRDMHDLLGHSLSALSVKSELAARLAERAPERAAQEMLEVQRLARDALREVRTAVSGYREVDLDAEIASVRAVLGAAGVECTITGADIDVPADLRALTAWLVREAGTNVLRHSTASRCDITLRRDDRALVVEVYNDGARAAHDGAVRFGNGLTGLSERAGAVRGEVSASPSGKDGFLLRAVLPLPRRETERRPDPAPPEEREGATG; the protein is encoded by the coding sequence ATGCCGAATGCCGCGGAGTGGAACGGGGCGCCCATGGCGGTGCCGCAGGCGGCACTGCGGCGGCTGCGCCACGCCCGCTGGGTCGTGGTCGGCAGCTACGCCTTCTTCGTGCTGTTGATCCCCTTCTTCGGTCTCACCCAGGTGGCGAACGCCGTCAACAACGAGGGCGTGTCGCTGTGGGGCGCCGTCGTCGGAACGCTCCTGTCACTGCCGCTCGCCGGGATCGTCATGTGGATGATGCTCGTCCGAATGAGGCGGCGGACGGACCCGCAGGACGTCGCGTACTGGACATCATTGACGCTGCTCGCCGCCGTGCTCGTGGCGATCGATGTGTACTACTCGAGCCTGCTCATCGCTTCCGTGTGGTGGGCCACGGTGATGATGGTGCGGCCCCGTCGGCGGACCGTCGTGGTGACAGTCGTCCTCGTCGTCGGGCCGTGGGTCAGAATCCTCGCCCTTCCGGAGCCCGACGTGGCTTTGATGGCGTTTGTCTGGGGAGTGCCCGCGGTCTGGGCGGTGATCATGCTCGTCACCAACTACGGCATCCTGTGGCTCTGGGAAGTTGCCAACGAAGCGACCGCTGCGCGCGAAGCACAGGCCCGGCTCGCCGTCACCGAGGAGCGGCTCCGGTTCTCCCGCGACATGCATGACCTGCTCGGGCACAGCCTCTCCGCGCTGTCGGTGAAGAGCGAGCTCGCGGCCAGGTTGGCCGAGCGGGCGCCCGAGCGTGCCGCGCAGGAGATGCTGGAGGTGCAGCGTCTCGCCCGCGACGCCCTGCGCGAGGTGCGCACCGCTGTCAGCGGGTACCGGGAGGTCGACCTCGACGCTGAGATCGCCAGCGTGCGGGCCGTGCTTGGCGCCGCCGGGGTTGAGTGCACCATCACCGGCGCCGACATCGACGTCCCCGCCGACCTCCGGGCGCTCACCGCCTGGCTGGTCCGCGAGGCGGGCACCAACGTGCTGCGGCACAGCACCGCCTCCCGCTGCGACATCACGCTGCGGCGCGACGATCGGGCACTGGTCGTCGAGGTGTACAACGATGGTGCGCGTGCCGCGCACGACGGCGCGGTGCGCTTCGGCAACGGCCTCACCGGTCTGTCCGAACGTGCCGGCGCGGTGCGGGGAGAGGTGTCGGCCAGCCCAAGCGGCAAGGACGGTTTCCTGCTGCGGGCGGTGCTGCCCCTACCGCGCCGGGAAACCGAGCGGCGGCCGGACCCCGCGCCGCCCGAAGAACGAGAAGGAGCGACGGGTTGA
- a CDS encoding SpoIIE family protein phosphatase — protein sequence MKVARREFSPAPETAGDARLFVRETLKDWGVKRSCDDVVLLVSELVTNAVIHAQSMLEVTVRRLPDSIEVVVADRVPERAVPQAGPLAVDVTPSTDGQRHGGLGLALASALACSWGVSYSKDDKAVWVRLQDEVAAESNTDLAPPLPVRPNRRRPERPGPWAPLDAALTARLSLPDLLDRTVDYARTALGGDAAYIALATTDETEWEVRTAVGLTNSPWRAFRSRTEETFPSAAPAPGPVINDDLMIARAHRGRLSKAGMRSLVTAPLIVDGRITGLIGVASRRIRHFGETAARRLQDGADRIALPVERARLAEVELARRASLSFLAEASDLLTGTLDEHMTAALAAQLITSRLGSWCAVHVNNDLGASRLAYVVHSNENYNDVLQSLLSTLPPPEQHTPRSLWSRDMLLASGIEDDLTHELAQSPAISIPLVAHGQTLGRLTMGKKPDEDFTREDVDVADDLARRVSSAMENARLYAGQTSMSEALQRSLLPAKEKVPDIPGVDHSVFYRSADERNVVGGDFYDLFATDGRWCFAIGDVCGTGPAAAAVTGLARHTLRALAREGFSPAHIMHRLNLAILDENTTTRFLTMLYGEMTPIGEPGEGFRIRLVSAGHPLPLLLNQKGEVTPVGTSQPLLGAFEDVDFYTETIEVTSGDVLLAVTDGVTERRNGTQMLGDEGLMRIYSGCSGLTAQAVIVRLDRDLEEFAPGGHTDDTAMLVLRFL from the coding sequence ATGAAGGTCGCCCGCCGGGAGTTCTCCCCGGCCCCCGAGACCGCAGGCGACGCCCGCCTCTTCGTCCGCGAGACGCTGAAGGACTGGGGCGTCAAACGGTCGTGCGACGACGTCGTGCTGCTCGTCAGCGAACTCGTCACCAACGCGGTGATCCATGCCCAGAGCATGCTGGAGGTGACCGTACGGCGGCTTCCGGACTCGATCGAGGTCGTCGTCGCCGACAGAGTGCCCGAGCGCGCGGTTCCGCAGGCGGGACCGCTGGCGGTAGACGTCACCCCGTCGACCGATGGCCAGCGCCACGGCGGGCTGGGGCTGGCCCTGGCCTCCGCACTCGCCTGCTCGTGGGGCGTCAGCTACAGCAAGGACGACAAGGCGGTCTGGGTCCGGCTGCAGGACGAAGTGGCGGCCGAGTCGAACACCGACCTCGCCCCGCCGCTTCCGGTACGGCCCAACCGGCGGCGCCCCGAGCGCCCCGGCCCGTGGGCCCCGTTGGACGCCGCGCTGACGGCGCGGCTGTCCCTTCCCGACCTGCTGGACCGGACCGTCGACTACGCGCGCACCGCGCTGGGCGGGGACGCCGCCTACATCGCGCTGGCCACCACCGACGAGACCGAGTGGGAGGTGCGCACCGCCGTCGGGCTGACGAACAGCCCCTGGCGGGCGTTTCGCAGCCGGACCGAGGAGACCTTTCCCTCGGCCGCCCCGGCCCCAGGACCGGTGATCAACGACGACCTGATGATCGCCCGGGCGCACCGGGGACGGCTCTCCAAGGCGGGCATGCGCTCGCTGGTCACCGCCCCGCTCATCGTGGACGGCCGGATCACCGGTCTGATCGGTGTGGCCTCGCGGCGCATCCGGCACTTCGGAGAGACCGCGGCCCGCCGCCTGCAGGACGGCGCCGACCGCATCGCCCTGCCCGTGGAGCGCGCCCGACTGGCCGAGGTGGAGCTGGCCCGGCGGGCGTCGCTGAGCTTCCTCGCCGAGGCGAGCGACCTGCTGACGGGGACGCTCGACGAGCACATGACCGCGGCGCTGGCGGCGCAGCTGATCACCTCCCGGCTGGGCAGCTGGTGCGCGGTGCACGTCAACAACGACCTCGGGGCCTCGCGGCTGGCCTATGTCGTGCACAGCAACGAGAACTACAACGACGTCCTCCAGTCCCTGCTGTCCACGCTGCCGCCGCCCGAACAGCACACGCCCCGCTCGCTGTGGAGCCGGGACATGCTGCTGGCGTCGGGCATCGAGGACGACCTGACGCACGAGCTGGCGCAGTCCCCGGCCATCAGCATCCCGCTGGTGGCCCACGGCCAGACGCTGGGCCGGCTGACCATGGGCAAGAAGCCCGACGAGGACTTCACCCGCGAAGACGTGGACGTGGCCGACGACCTCGCGCGCCGCGTGTCCTCGGCGATGGAGAACGCGCGGCTGTACGCGGGTCAGACCTCGATGAGCGAGGCGCTGCAGCGGAGCCTGTTGCCCGCCAAGGAAAAGGTGCCCGACATCCCCGGCGTGGACCACTCCGTGTTCTACCGTTCGGCGGACGAGCGCAACGTGGTGGGCGGCGACTTCTACGACCTGTTCGCCACCGACGGCCGGTGGTGCTTCGCGATCGGCGACGTCTGCGGCACCGGCCCGGCCGCCGCGGCGGTGACCGGCCTGGCCCGGCACACCCTGCGCGCCCTGGCACGCGAGGGCTTCTCCCCGGCGCACATCATGCACCGGCTGAACCTCGCCATCCTGGACGAGAACACCACGACACGCTTCCTCACGATGCTCTACGGGGAGATGACCCCGATCGGCGAACCGGGCGAGGGCTTCCGGATCCGCCTGGTCTCGGCGGGCCACCCGCTGCCGCTGCTCCTCAACCAGAAGGGCGAGGTCACACCGGTCGGAACGTCCCAGCCCCTGCTGGGCGCCTTCGAGGACGTCGACTTCTACACCGAGACCATCGAGGTCACCTCGGGCGATGTGCTGCTGGCGGTCACGGACGGCGTCACCGAGCGCCGCAACGGCACCCAGATGCTCGGCGACGAGGGCCTGATGCGCATCTACTCCGGCTGCTCGGGCCTGACGGCCCAGGCCGTCATCGTCCGCCTCGACCGCGACCTGGAGGAATTCGCCCCGGGCGGCCACACCGACGACACGGCCATGCTGGTGCTGCGCTTCCTGTAG
- a CDS encoding ABC transporter permease, whose translation MAATAPHTTETPRPLRTPVSAVRQLFRLTRTELTLFHRYRTALYMAFMPLVLLLPAFSMPEAEVGPGILNTAYLVSGVPVLSAMTLAVLHMPNVYAARRETMVLKRFRVSGVPPVALFGATAVAVFLVTVVLTALIAALMAARFDTLPSDPLLLLLAVALTTAIVSMLGLVFTNLARNSESAQMISMVPFLLFFAISGTFVPTDLMPAPVATGVSYLPMLPAIDIARSAYFGVDTFGGLDGASATTGLDLWAAAAPSLLVLLVWLGISIYLLRFFRWDPRQAG comes from the coding sequence ATGGCCGCCACCGCTCCGCACACGACCGAAACGCCCCGGCCCCTACGCACACCTGTGAGTGCGGTGCGCCAGCTCTTCCGGCTGACGCGCACCGAGCTCACCCTCTTCCACCGCTACCGGACCGCGCTCTACATGGCGTTCATGCCGCTGGTGCTGCTGCTTCCGGCCTTCTCCATGCCCGAGGCGGAGGTCGGGCCCGGCATCCTCAACACGGCCTACCTGGTGAGCGGGGTCCCTGTCCTGTCGGCGATGACCCTGGCCGTCCTGCACATGCCCAACGTGTACGCCGCGAGGCGCGAGACGATGGTCCTCAAGCGGTTCCGGGTCAGCGGTGTCCCGCCGGTCGCCTTGTTCGGCGCCACGGCGGTGGCGGTGTTCCTCGTGACCGTCGTTCTCACCGCGCTGATCGCCGCTCTGATGGCGGCCCGCTTCGACACACTGCCGAGCGATCCGCTGCTGCTCCTGCTCGCCGTCGCGCTGACCACCGCCATCGTCAGCATGCTCGGGCTCGTCTTCACCAACCTCGCCCGGAACTCCGAAAGCGCGCAGATGATCAGCATGGTCCCGTTCCTGCTGTTCTTCGCCATCAGCGGCACGTTTGTCCCGACGGACCTGATGCCCGCCCCGGTGGCCACCGGGGTCTCGTACCTCCCCATGCTCCCGGCGATCGACATCGCCCGCAGCGCCTACTTCGGCGTGGACACGTTCGGCGGACTGGATGGCGCCAGCGCCACGACCGGACTTGATCTGTGGGCCGCTGCCGCACCGTCGCTGCTGGTCCTGCTCGTCTGGCTGGGGATCTCTATCTACCTCCTGCGCTTCTTCCGCTGGGACCCGCGCCAGGCGGGCTGA